GTCGCCAAGGGACGTCATAAAGCGGGCGCATCGCGCCAAAGGAAAGGTCAAAGAAATAACTGGGGCCACCCTTGTTAAAAAGTTTTGACCCCCCAGAGAATTTTCTGTTTACATGAGCTTAGAATGCGGCAACGAGACCAACGGCCGCGATTGCAAACGGAAGAGCAACAGACTTCAGCGTTGCAGCaccaggttcaggttcaggttcaggttccgGCTCGGGTTCCGGCTCGGGTTCAGGTTCGGGTTCAGGTTCGGGTTCAGGTtcgggttcaggttcaggttcaggttcgggttcgggttcgggttcgggttcaggttcaggttcgggttcaggttcaggcTCAACTTCGTCCTGGACCTTGGTTCCCTTCTCGCCTTTGCCTTTGCCTCCCTTAGTAAGACCCTTGTCTTCTGGTCCTTCAGCGGCTGCGGCAAATCCCACGCCAGCGAAGAGGTTCGCGCTGAACAGAAGAATAGCGAGCAGATAAAGGGAACGAGGTGCCATTGTGAATTTTACTTCTTGGTGTAATTGAAGTCTTCAAGTtgaaaaaatggggaaatggCATATATGAATGCGCAGATCAACTGGGATAACCAGCATTGCATTGCCCTCTCATCTCTGAGGTGCCTTTCATCCCTAGGGGACAATTAACCGAAACTCGGATAAATAAATCACTCTCCCGACAAGAATAGCtcaagagggggagaggcaATAGAAAAGGCACAGCACTCAGCCCTTAACTGCCTGTAGTAACCGCTGCGAGCTTCCTTCCATATTCATACAAAGTCTTCAAAAGCACACACCCGTCAACCTCCAACATCGTTTCTCCAGCAGCAACGCAGCAGTGGGGGGCAGGGCAGCGAAACAACTTCAGCTGCGGGGCCCATCTGAAGCAGGGAAACACTGCACATAAAACCACCAAtgaaataaagcaaaatGCAGACCCCTTCGCCCAAGTTGGCCGGTCTAACACTTGTTTCCCATTTCTGGCCTGAAGGTTTAGAAGGAACTATTATTCGAAcccaaaagaagagaaggcaaaaaaattaatgaaaTAGCTCATCCAACAAATTAAAAGGCAGAGCGCCACATTCACACGCAGCACGCACAATAACACAAGGCACCAATAATAATTTTAAGATCCAAATtcaaaggaatgaaaaaaaatagaagtgaaACGCTTAAAATTATGGAATACGCAACCGAAACATCACAGAAATCTACAGGGCTGTGGGTCTCAGGCGATGGTTAATAAGACATTAGAAAGGATGTcaccaaaaatatataacgaaaaaatattaaatgaaTGTCCACACTGTTTTACAAGAAACAGCAGGAAACAAACACGATGCACCATATGGAGGCGATATAAATGAAAGGAACCTTTTCAAAGGGTTTCGTTCCTCCGAGGCGCTTTACACGCTTGCATCCGCTTAGAATGCGGCAacgagagcagcagccgcgacTGCAAACGGAAGTGCAACAGATTTCAGCGTTGCAGCaccaggttcaggttcaggttcgggTTCAGGTTCCGGCTCGGGTTCCGGCtcgggttcaggttcaggttccgGCTCGGGTTCAGGTtcgggttcaggttcaggttcaggttcaggttcaggttcaggttcaggttcgggttcgggttcgggttcgggttcaggttcaggttcagggTCGGGGTCAGTGCCATTGGTATCGTCGGCGCCGACCTTGGTTCCCTTCTCGCCTTTGCCTTTGCCTCCCTTAGTAAGACCCTTGTCTTCTGGTCCTTCAGCGGCTGCGGCAAATCCCACGCCAGCGAAGAGGTTCGCGCTGAACAGAAGAATAGCGAGCAGATAAAGGGAACGAGGTGCCATTGTGAATTTTACTTCTTGGTGTAATTGAAGTCTTcaagttgaaaaaaatggggaaaaggaaaaaaaactcgaaGGCGCGTGCAGCGATCACGAGAACATGTTAAACTCAGTACTCACCCGATAACCCCTATTTTCAATGCACGCCCACCCAGAGACACGGAACAGCACAAAACAACCATATCACTTCCACAAAATGGACATTTTACACAAAATGCACTATTGACTAGTACTCAACTATACTAATAAGAGATACCTATCGGACACGATATACTGTGAAAAGGATATTAAGCTCACTATGCATCTGAAAACGCTTTCACCTCACAACCTACTGACACACACCTTTCCGCTTAACCCCAATGACAACAAAGGCTGACTGCACCTCACATCTGAGGAAGAGGTCCAGGGGAGCGGTGCCTGTTCGCGGTGCggaattgttgtttccccctcttcctcatccgcCCCCTCGGTTCCGTGGGCCCTGACTCCCGAAGAGTTTTCGAGAATTGTTAATAGAGAAGGGATTCGCTCACCATATTCGGAACAATACACTTGTCAGAAGTTTGGCAATCCAGTTTGGGGGCACTGAAAAGCACTTTGTGGTGAATCAGCGGCATTTAGGCCGGCAGCGGTATGTTTTGCTACGAAACACCGGGCATCGAAGAAGTCAGAAAGCCCTTCAGCACGACGGCTGATGGAGAACGCTGGTAAAGTTTTCCTTTCATGCGCCCTCAACGAGAACTAGCGGAAATTAAAACCAATTTCGGCGGATAAAGGCCCCGCAACTCGGCACATCGGCGGCGTTGGTGGGCCGACTCACCGATAAAACGAGCCGACACCTGCCACCACACACACTGGTATATGAAGGGGGCACCTCCGGTGGGCACGCAACTCCCAATGAGCTTTTGCCGTGGTGGGAACCGTGGCGCGCCTGATTGGTTGAAATTTCGTCGGCACAATGACCTGCCAGGATGCGTTGGGCTTGGTTAAGGATGTTGGCGCTTTGGGGAAACGAAGACCCACGCTCAGCGGAGCCTGAACATGGGACCACATCTGCGTGGTTTATTGGGCTGCCAAGGCCTCCGAAAGGCGAGCCCGATCCTGGAAACGGGTGGAGCAAGTTCCTAAGAGGGTTGCTCTCCCGCGTTTCACGGCCCACTGCCTACGCGCGCAGGGTAAGTAAATTGGCTTAGACATAGCCCccgaaaggggaaaaagaaggtcaAGGATGGCAACCGGGTTCTGTCCGTGACATTGCGAGGGACAATTGGTTGCCATGACCGGAAGGCGCCCGCCACCCATGGGTTTCTACCCACCCCCAAATGAGGCGAGGGTTTTGCAGGCTAGGAATATCTATGATTGAATCAAATATTGCCATGCCTCCCCCCGATGTGGGACACGCAAATGCGTTAcgctcccctccccccccccccccgaagGGACCGAACGCACAGCCTCCTCCACGAGGTGGAACAAAGGAAACGGTAGGACAGCAGCGGCGCACGACTACCACACAACCACTGAGCACACCGATGAGAAGCGATACGCTTGGAACATGGGGcgcaccgaagggaaaaagcaCTGAAGAAAAGGGCGGAGCGGGTGAATCGAAGGGCTCCCCGAATGTAAACACGCGCGCACTGAAGAACACACACCGCGACAGTTGCTCAAAGTCAGCGCGACCCGGGTGTTGCATTGCACCTAGGCGCACACGCAACTCCACTGCCTCCTGTAGCAAGGCCGCGTAAGTTTGGGGGCCTCCAAGGGCAAGTCAAAACCCGTCGAGGCGGAGCCTCGGTTAGATAACGGTAACGGAACACGCTACAGCGGGTCCGGCGTCGCTACAGGAGGCAGTGGAGTTGCGTGTGCGGAAACCACAGTGCAGGGTGCGCAGTGGATAATTTGTGGAAAGGCTACCATCCGCGTCCGACCACGTTGTGACGGCCGAATGGTTTCCATCACGACATGGCTGCCCACGTATCACGACGAAACCGATAAGAGATTCGCAGGGTCCAATGgaaggagtgaaaaaaacggggtgaagatgaggaaagaaaggcaaCACTTACGAGCATTCCGAAATTAAAGCCCGTGATACGGAGGAGCTGTGTCAAATTGCGAATGACGGAGACGATGTTGGGATACACCTCACAGCATTAAGCTGGGGTCGCCGTTCTCACTGGCATCCCTGGATGCGATAACAAGGAGTTGGGCCATATCGGCGAAACGCTACCAGCAATAGCCGAGCTTTAAGCAGTAAGCGAGGAAAGCTGGTGCAACCGGGAACCCACCACTGGGTGTGCGAccgggaagggaaggaaatccGCAGCCAGTTGGAGTTGGTATTCCAATGGTCGTCGGGCTACTTGGCCACTACCACCCGTACCTCAACCGCCTCACACACCCAACAGCATGCACTTACTCATGCACCAAGACGCATGAATAAATGCACTGGGAAGGTAAATAAATtcagctttaaaaaaaaaagatgagccAGGGAGATTACGTAAAAGGGGCTCATCCGCACCTCCCGCACAccgcaaaataataataataataacgctATGTTAAAAAGCACAAGCAACGGAAAAGCCTCTGCTTACATTTGTTAATGCACAGGCGCAGCGCAGCGGAGAGAACCCTGCAATTCTCCATGCGCAAAATCACTGTTCAACCGAAAGGGACGACACCCCGAGTGGCGCAAGTACGGCGGCCAGGGCATGTTTACAAACATGCGTTGAGTATGGCGACTCGACAATCCCCcaaaaattatgaaaatgGGGGGCAGCAAGACCCGCACCCACAACCCACACGGTTTTAGAGCAAACACGCCTACAGGCatcaaaaaaagtaaaaaaaactggCACAGTCATAAAAGGTCCCAGCCGACTTTCCAGCACGTTCTCCACCTTCACCTTTGAACGTTAGAAACATTACAACGGTGATCTGTGTGACGCACCTTTGTTAAATTACCCTTAAAAGATAGACAAAAAGCGAAGGATCATTAGCGACGTCGCAATACAACCGAGTTTCCGCAACAACCGCAACGACACCCCATTTCCACACAATGCAAAACCGAAGGCAGCACTTCCTCACCACCCTTCCGCCTCCGCACTACTTGTCATGACCCCCCGCGTTGTCGCCCCCGTAGTGATACCGCTTCCGTGATTTCAAAGGACATAAACACTTACAAAACTGGTACAAATCCCTGCACCATCAACATGATAGTGGTTGGCATACTTTCCAACCGCTGTGGTCTGAACTCGCACTACCTTCCCAACCTCTACAATCACAcaaagggacaaaaaaatCAGAGGTTCTACTCCAACCTACGGCGTATTCAGTACCACAGCCCAGCATCCGAAGGGACAAAACACGCACCAACAACTCGGGCACGATTTACACCGTTCCCTCGCACCGACaagccacacaaacaccaaatTCATTACGAAATATAACCATCCCCTCACTAATACAAGGCGAAACAATAAGCATAATCAAACAGCTGACAGACAGAAATCCACCGCAGGGCTCAATGTAAGCTAACTTcgccctccccctccctcacCCTATGGCCTCAGTGTTGCCCTGTAAAACCTTCTCTGACACTAGTCAAGCAGAGGTAAAAACTAACCTAACCCTAACACTCTCACACAATGAAAGGAGAATCCGTGGGGAATTTGGGAAAAGGCAAAGCACACACGGTAAGCAGTCGGCACAACCCCTGGCGCAAAGAAGGCGCAACTGCACGCAAACAAGGCATTCGATTCAGTACCTTCTGTAGGATATGTGGGTTGCCATACCGTAGGCAGTTACCAGTAACAGAAACGtatggggaaggaaagaatcAAAATATAGCTAAAGCTCCTcaacgcatatatatatacatatattaccGTTTCACAGCCAATTCATACATCACACTTAACGCTCCCTCTAAACAACGACCCCAAACAATAACATCCCCAGGTAcctcaccaacaacaacaacaacacaattcTTAATTAGCAAATATGGCTTCAATGgaggcaaaggaagaaaggaaggacgTACACTCCAACTGTGAGATCCCGCTCGAATCAGCTGTAGCGACGAGAGTAGTTAACGGAAGGTCGACCCAGGGACCCACATCGCATCCCTACGCTGCCGTTAACATACCCTCAagtgaaaattaaaaaaaaaaatggaccaA
The genomic region above belongs to Trypanosoma brucei brucei TREU927 chromosome 10, whole genome shotgun sequence and contains:
- a CDS encoding EP2 procyclin (GPI-Anchor Signal predicted for Tb10.6k15.0030 by DGPI v2.04 with cleavage site probability 0.64800006 near 107), with product MAPRSLYLLAILLFSANLFAGVGFAAAAEGPEDKGLTKGGKGKGEKGTKVQDEVEPEPEPEPEPEPEPEPEPEPEPEPEPEPEPEPEPEPEPEPEPEPEPEPEPEPGAATLKSVALPFAIAAVGLVAAF
- a CDS encoding EP1 procyclin precursor (GPI-Anchor Signal predicted for Tb10.6k15.0020 by DGPI v2.04 with cleavage site probability 0.64800006 near 119; identical to Procyclic form specific polypeptide B1-alpha precursor (Procyclin B1-alpha) (PARP). (Swiss- Prot:P08469) (Trypanosoma brucei), translating into MAPRSLYLLAILLFSANLFAGVGFAAAAEGPEDKGLTKGGKGKGEKGTKVGADDTNGTDPDPEPEPEPEPEPEPEPEPEPEPEPEPEPEPEPEPEPEPEPEPEPEPEPEPEPEPEPEPGAATLKSVALPFAVAAAALVAAF